The Chlamydiales bacterium genome window below encodes:
- a CDS encoding YebC/PmpR family DNA-binding transcriptional regulator, translating into MAGHSKWANIKHRKGRADKAKGKAFSRVTKEIISAVRAGGADPKNNPRLRLALQKARDANLPNDNIERNIKKATSSDQSDYISVTYEFYGHGGVGIIVEALTDNKNRTASDMRIATNKQGGSIATPGSVAFNFDQKGIIQVEKEGVDEDALFMAVTEAGAQDFESTEEGFVLVTEPINLFAVKEVIEALGYKCKEAELEMIPKTYVEVDEETAKANFGLIDWLEDLDDVDAVYHNMQQ; encoded by the coding sequence ATGGCTGGGCATAGTAAGTGGGCAAACATTAAGCATCGTAAAGGAAGAGCTGATAAAGCCAAAGGAAAGGCGTTTTCTAGGGTAACAAAGGAAATTATTAGCGCTGTACGAGCAGGTGGAGCAGACCCTAAAAATAATCCTCGTCTTCGGCTGGCCCTACAAAAGGCGCGTGATGCTAATCTGCCAAACGATAATATTGAAAGAAATATCAAAAAAGCGACCAGTAGCGATCAGTCAGACTACATAAGTGTAACATATGAGTTTTATGGGCATGGGGGTGTTGGCATTATTGTCGAAGCTCTTACTGATAACAAAAATCGCACAGCTTCTGACATGCGTATTGCAACTAATAAACAGGGTGGTTCTATCGCAACGCCTGGGTCTGTAGCCTTTAACTTTGATCAAAAAGGGATTATCCAGGTAGAGAAAGAAGGTGTTGATGAAGATGCTCTGTTTATGGCTGTTACAGAAGCTGGCGCACAAGATTTTGAATCTACAGAAGAGGGGTTTGTACTGGTTACAGAGCCTATCAACCTTTTTGCTGTTAAAGAAGTAATAGAGGCTCTTGGCTATAAGTGCAAAGAAGCAGAGCTTGAAATGATTCCTAAAACCTATGTAGAAGTGGATGAGGAAACGGCAAAAGCCAACTTTGGCCTTATCGACTGGCTAGAAGACTTAGACGACGTAGATGCCGTCTACCACAATATGCAACAATAA
- a CDS encoding N-acetyltransferase: MDENRDIIIRYTENEDAPFLKNWLEEPGVLRWFPMQDPLELEDAIKHWIGFSRYKCSLTAVDKGVPCGLSTLYLMPYRKVAHQCLFSIIVEKEHRRKGVGTLLLNNIIHLAKEQFRLDYLYLEVYEGNPAITLYDKFGFKEVGRQPHFIKEDGEYLGKIIMEKAI, encoded by the coding sequence ATGGATGAAAACAGGGACATAATCATACGTTATACAGAAAATGAAGATGCACCTTTCTTGAAGAATTGGTTGGAAGAGCCTGGAGTGCTTCGCTGGTTTCCTATGCAAGATCCATTAGAGTTAGAAGATGCAATCAAACATTGGATTGGCTTTAGCCGCTATAAGTGCAGTCTAACGGCAGTAGATAAGGGCGTTCCATGCGGGCTTTCAACGCTCTATTTAATGCCCTACAGAAAAGTTGCTCATCAGTGTCTCTTTTCCATTATTGTTGAAAAAGAGCATAGAAGAAAGGGTGTAGGGACACTTCTTTTGAATAATATCATTCATCTTGCAAAAGAGCAATTTCGTTTAGATTATTTATATTTAGAAGTGTATGAGGGTAATCCTGCAATTACTCTGTATGATAAGTTTGGCTTTAAAGAGGTTGGAAGGCAGCCACACTTTATAAAAGAAGATGGTGAATACCTTGGAAAAATTATTATGGAAAAAGCAATTTAA
- the prfB gene encoding peptide chain release factor 2 has protein sequence MAYFICGGIFDLASKESEVLELEEKMSQDGFWNDQKSAQQVISKCNLLRAWTVPYMDLKKRFESVSEMLFEVIDSDDAFCNELLGELDDVEAGLSELEVRKMLSGELDSKNCYLSINSGAGGTEACDWALMLSRMYQRWASRRKWNVEVIDRVEGDVAGIKSITFRFVGGFAYGYTKAEKGVHRLVRISPFDANAKRHTSFASVDVTPEIDDDINIEIRPDDIRVDTYRASGAGGQHVNKTDSAVRITHMPSGIVVSCQQERSQLQNKESCMKMLRSKLYENEILAREESLKSLGGVKKEIAWGSQIRNYVFQPYTLVKDTRTGFEVGNIDAMMDGDLLDGFVEAYLKEFGRTDG, from the coding sequence ATCGCATACTTCATATGTGGAGGTATCTTTGACCTCGCTAGCAAAGAGTCAGAAGTGTTAGAGCTAGAAGAAAAAATGTCGCAGGATGGCTTTTGGAATGATCAAAAGTCCGCTCAGCAGGTAATTTCAAAATGTAATTTGCTTCGTGCATGGACTGTACCGTATATGGATTTGAAAAAACGCTTTGAAAGTGTTTCTGAGATGCTTTTTGAAGTGATTGATAGTGATGATGCGTTTTGTAATGAGCTTTTAGGTGAGTTAGATGACGTTGAAGCAGGACTTTCAGAGCTTGAAGTGCGAAAAATGCTTTCTGGTGAATTAGATAGTAAGAATTGCTATCTAAGTATTAATTCAGGAGCAGGGGGTACAGAGGCTTGTGATTGGGCCCTTATGCTGTCTCGCATGTACCAGAGATGGGCTAGTAGGCGCAAATGGAATGTCGAGGTTATTGACCGGGTAGAGGGTGATGTTGCTGGTATTAAAAGCATAACTTTTCGCTTTGTAGGCGGTTTTGCTTATGGTTATACAAAAGCAGAGAAGGGAGTGCACAGACTTGTTCGTATTTCCCCTTTTGATGCAAATGCAAAGAGGCATACAAGCTTTGCATCTGTTGACGTAACGCCAGAAATTGATGATGATATCAACATTGAAATTCGTCCAGATGATATTAGAGTAGATACATACAGAGCTTCGGGAGCGGGCGGACAACACGTTAACAAGACAGATTCCGCAGTAAGAATCACTCACATGCCCAGCGGTATTGTGGTTTCTTGTCAGCAGGAGAGAAGCCAGCTTCAGAATAAAGAATCATGCATGAAAATGCTTCGCTCAAAGTTATATGAAAATGAGATTTTAGCAAGAGAAGAGTCTTTAAAGTCCTTGGGCGGTGTAAAAAAAGAAATCGCATGGGGAAGTCAAATTCGCAATTATGTTTTTCAACCCTATACCCTTGTTAAAGATACGCGTACAGGATTTGAAGTAGGAAATATTGATGCGATGATGGATGGGGATCTCTTGGATGGTTTTGTAGAGGCTTATTTAAAGGAATTTGGTAGAACAGATGGATGA